A DNA window from Daucus carota subsp. sativus chromosome 3, DH1 v3.0, whole genome shotgun sequence contains the following coding sequences:
- the LOC108213501 gene encoding uncharacterized protein LOC108213501, producing the protein MEIKVKCSCGEEKCKEWAIVELQGVVEVQPDFKDSFRTLPMGKLCRPSSEENYTFTVGYHELSGSKVPLKKPFLVMKKIKHSVAGKGDDDTGLSSKVELEVIGIVRHRILFKNRPKALISSSQPVVKAKLKAPGSDAQMN; encoded by the exons ATGGAAATTAAAGTGAAGTGCAGCTGTGGAGAAGAGAAGTGTAAAGAATGGGCCATTGTTGAGCTTCAAGGCGTCGTTGAAGTTCAGCCTGATTTTAAAGACTCTTTTCGTACTCTCCCTATGGGTAAACTCTGTCGCCCCTCTTCAGAG GAGAACTATACTTTTACTGTTGGCTATCATGAATTGAGTGGGTCAAAGGTGCCTCTAAAGAAGCCGTTTTTGGTGATGAAGAAAATTAAGCATTCTGTTGCGGGTAAGGGCGACGATGATACTGGTTTATCGTCTAAGGTGGAATTGGAGGTTATTGGAATTGTTCGACACCGGATTTTGTTCAAGAACAGACCAAAGGCTTTGATATCTA GCTCACAACCAGTAGTAAAGGCCAAGCTCAAAGCACCAGGTTCTGATGCTCAAATGAATTAG
- the LOC108215361 gene encoding uncharacterized protein LOC108215361, with product MFASSILLTSYLNLFLHASLSLLLTLLISLLNIPSLFLYALNTYIHPDDVSPNNSNTRAAIRRPGAPEAELRPRKKGKQSFEFDENKAQIFRLKLSHAHLQSRLHFDQFHKAFSSAFVALFSVVMHLFLKVDRDNGVLENATIVPVLLCFVGVFRVCVLVFLVSFERSASKRLDKQCSVVLGILGFVIGVMFVLDVFPKWAFDIRLGFLDGFGRFVVSVAMGCLAGLLYMPAARNARAFWLGTDQSRSYLSIISCGWIERLLLYGSSLLAIFTALLWISPFADLLINKNIASGRKGSMSDELVGNVGMSSSDFDKFRQLCLLVVGVLQMVTLRSNLQIFLNEAVLSWYQRLHASKVPDLEFSRAKVFLHNHYLCLVALQFFAPPALVLLFLGLSRIGDDLHKNIQLLCGLLPCTALVNEVALFMAWWVVFVWSIFTAGSLALYRRGILNVS from the coding sequence ATGTTTGCATCATCAATACTTCTCACATCATACCTCAATCTCTTCCTCCACGCCTCACTCTCTCTCCTCCTAACTCTCTTAATCTCTCTCCTCAACATCccctctctctttctctatGCTCTCAACACTTACATTCACCCTGATGATGTCTCCCCCAATAATTCCAACACAAGGGCTGCTATTCGACGCCCTGGTGCTCCGGAAGCTGAGCTCAGACCCAGGAAAAAAGGCAAACAAAGCTTTGAATTTGATGAGAATAAAGCTCAGATCTTTAGGCTTAAGCTCAGTCATGCCCATCTTCagtcaaggttgcattttgatcAGTTTCATAAGGCTTTTAGCTCAGCTTTTGTTGCCCTTTTTAGTGTAGTGATGCATTTGTTTTTGAAGGTGGATAGAGATAATGGGGTTCTTGAGAATGCTACTATTGTTCCTGTTTTGTTGTGTTTTGTGGGGGTTTTTAGGGTGTGTGTTTTGGTTTTTCTGGTGTCGTTTGAGCGGTCGGCTTCGAAGAGATTGGATAAGCAATGTAGTGTTGTGTTGGGGATTTTAGGGTTTGTGATAGGGGTTATGTTTGTGTTAGATGTTTTTCCTAAGTGGGCTTTTGATATTAGGTTGGGATTTTTGGATGGATTTGGTAGGTTTGTTGTTTCGGTGGCTATGGGTTGTTTAGCCGGTCTGTTGTATATGCCTGCTGCTAGGAATGCTCGCGCGTTTTGGCTTGGGACGGATCAAAGTCGTAGTTATTTGTCGATTATATCTTGTGGATGGATTGAAAGATTGCTTCTTTATGGAAGTTCATTGTTGGCTATATTTACTGCATTGCTTTGGATCAGTCCATTTGcagatttattaattaataagaaTATTGCCAGTGGCCGGAAGGGATCGATGTCTGATGAGTTGGTTGGTAATGTGGGTATGTCAAGTTCGGATTTCGATAAGTTTAGGCAATTGTGCTTGTTGGTTGTAGGTGTCCTGCAGATGGTGACTTTACGgtcaaatttacaaatatttttaaatgaagcAGTGTTATCTTGGTACCAGAGATTGCATGCTAGTAAGGTTCCAGACTTGGAATTCAGCAGGGCAAAGGTTTTCCTGCACAACCACTACTTGTGTCTTGTAGCGTTGCAGTTTTTTGCGCCACCAGCATTGGTACTTCTCTTTCTCGGTTTATCTCGAATTGGTGATGACTTGCATAAAAATATCCAATTGTTATGTGGTTTGCTTCCTTGCACTGCTTTAGTAAATGAAGTGGCTTTGTTTATGGCATGGTGGGTTGTTTTTGTATGGTCAATATTTACTGCAGGAAGCCTTGCTCTATATCGGCGTGGCATATTGAATGTATCATGA
- the LOC108215360 gene encoding homeobox-leucine zipper protein ANTHOCYANINLESS 2 isoform X3 — protein MEGVDEMGLIGGNHESGAMIEAREEESENKSGSEHMEAASGDEQERPRGSKRKKKYHRHTPYQIQELEGSFKENPHPDEKQRLELGRRLNLENKQVKFWFQNRRTQMKTQLERHENLILKQENDKLQIENIAIKEAMRNPICGGCGGGAILGEISFEENHLRIENARLKDELNRISVLTSKFLGRPLSPLAGPFAPAASNSNLELAVGRNGFGDLNPGEAVMPMGFNFGAGYPNTMRASTSTRPPVGMTGLNTPFEKSLLLELATNAMNELLKLTQTDNPLWFKSSDGSGEFLNLEEYTRMISPCIDKTSGLRTEGTRATGLSTLNSVAFVEMMMDANRWGEMFTGMIGNSYTLDVISSGMGGSTNGALQVMHAEIQVISPLVPTRQVRFLRFCKQHGDGVWAVVDVSIDAIQGVPNAQTSMHCKRLPSGCVVQDMPNGYSKIIWVEQAEYDESSIHRLYRPLLRSGMGFGAQKWVATLQRQSEFLATVMPSAGLHEDHSAVMAPTGRASMAKLAQRMTRNFCAGVCATVHNWEVVQVGNVGEGARLMMRKNVHSLGEPSGIVLSATLSVWMPVKQQQLFDLLQNEDMRSRWDLLSHGGPMQQMACIAKGQDFGNKISLLSAKAMGDNSNQSNVLILQETSNDAFGSLIVSTAVDMASMNVVMNGGESACIAILPSGFAIVPDCFDSAGPSSSLEMMGKESGCDGVGGGCLLTVGFQIMINDFPASKLTAESVENVNNLISRTIHGIKEALHCN, from the exons ATGGAGGGAGTTGATGAGATGGGCCTGATTGGTGGAAATCATGAGTCTGGTGCAATGATAGAGGCTAGGGAAGAGGAGTCGGAGAACAAATCTGGCAGTGAACATATGGAAGCTGCATCAGGTGATGAACAGGAAAGGCCAAGGGGTTccaagagaaagaagaagtACCACAGACATACTCCATATCAAATTCAAGAACTTGAAGG TTCATTCAAGGAGAATCCCCATCCGGATGAGAAACAAAGGTTGGAACTTGGGAGGAGGTTGAACTTAGAAAACAAGCAAGTCAAGTTCTGGTTTCAGAATAGGAGAACACAAATGAAG ACTCAACTGGAGCGCCATGAGAATTTGATTCTGAAACAAGAGAATGATAAGCTCCAAATAGAGAACATTGCTATCAAGGAAGCCATGAGAAATCCGATTTGTGGCGGGTGTGGTGGAGGAGCAATACTTGGGGAGATATCTTTTGAGGAGAATCATCTCCGAATCGAAAATGCGAGGTTGAAAGATGAACTCAATCGCATCAGTGTCCTGACTAGCAAATTCTTGGGAAGACCTTTGTCGCCGTTAGCTGGTCCCTTCGCTCCTGCAGCTTCCAACTCCAACTTGGAACTTGCAGTAGGAAGAAATGGTTTTGGTGACTTGAATCCTGGAGAGGCAGTGATGCCAATGGGATTTAATTTTGGCGCTGGCTATCCAAATACTATGCGTGCATCGACTTCAACCAGACCACCAGTCGGCATGACTGGTCTTAATACACCATTTGAGAAATCTTTGCTTCTTGAACTTGCTACGAATGCAATGAATGAGTTACTGAAGCTGACTCAGACTGATAATCCACTCTGGTTCAAAAGTTCGGATGGAAGTGGTGAATTCCTGAATTTGGAGGAGTACACAAGGATGATTAGCCCTTGCATTGACAAGACATCTGGTCTGAGGACTGAGGGTACCAGGGCCACTGGTTTGTCAACCCTCAACAGCGTGGCTTTTGTAGAGATGATGATGGATGCA AATCGTTGGGGTGAAATGTTTACTGGCATGATTGGGAACAGCTATACTCTTGATGTGATCTCCAGTGGGATGGGTGGCTCTACAAATGGTGCCTTGCAAGTG ATGCATGCTGAAATTCAAGTCATTTCACCATTGGTCCCCACTCGTCAAGTGAGGTTTCTTCGATTCTGCAAGCAACATGGAGATGGAGTTTGGGCTGTCGTTGACGTTTCTATTGATGCCATTCAAGGTGTCCCAAATGCACAAACATCCATGCACTGCAAGAGGCTTCCTTCTGGATGCGTGGTGCAAGATATGCCTAATGGTTATTCTAAG ATTATTTGGGTTGAACAGGCTGAATACGATGAAAGTTCAATCCACCGCCTTTACCGTCCTTTATTAAGGTCTGGTATGGGTTTTGGTGCCCAAAAGTGGGTTGCAACCCTTCAAAGGCAATCGGAGTTTTTGGCAACCGTCATGCCATCTGCGGGACTTCATGAAGATCATTCAG CAGTTATGGCACCTACTGGTCGCGCAAGCATGGCAAAGCTTGCACAAAGGATGACTCGTAACTTCTGTGCTGGAGTTTGTGCAACAGTTCACAATTGGGAGGTTGTCCAAGTAGGGAATGTTGGTGAAGGTGCAAGGTTAATGATGCGGAAAAATGTTCACAGCCTGGGAGAGCCCTCTGGAATTGTTTTAAGTGCTACGTTATCTGTTTGGATGCCTGTAAAACAGCAGCAATTGTTTGATTTGCTGCAAAATGAAGACATGAGGAGCCGGTGGGACCTTCTGTCCCACGGAGGTCCAATGCAGCAGATGGCCTGCATTGCCAAGGGCCAAGATTTTGGAAACAAAATCTCTCTTTTGAGTGCTAAG GCGATGGGCGATAATTCCAACCAGAGTAATGTGCTAATACTTCAAGAGACATCTAACGATGCGTTTGGATCGTTGATAGTTTCAACAGCTGTTGACATGGCATCGATGAATGTCGTGATGAATGGGGGAGAGTCTGCATGTATAGCTATCCTTCCATCCGGGTTTGCAATAGTTCCAGATTGCTTCGACTCTGCAGGACCTAGCAGCTCCCTTGAAATGATGGGAAAAGAAAGTGGTTGTGATGGTGTTGGTGGTGGCTGTCTTCTAACTGTCGGTTTCCAGATAATGATCAATGACTTCCCTGCATCAAAGCTAACAGCCGAGTCAGTTGAAAATGTGAACAATCTTATATCTCGTACAATTCACGGGATCAAAGAGGCATTGCATTGCAACTAA
- the LOC108215360 gene encoding homeobox-leucine zipper protein ANTHOCYANINLESS 2 isoform X2, translated as MSLGGFFGSGGNGGGGGDAGLMFDNLYINNYMTIPQHHLLSPPIVQSVFNTSALSHALKPKMEGVDEMGLIGGNHESGAMIEAREEESENKSGSEHMEAASGDEQERPRGSKRKKKYHRHTPYQIQELEGSFKENPHPDEKQRLELGRRLNLENKQVKFWFQNRRTQMKTQLERHENLILKQENDKLQIENIAIKEAMRNPICGGCGGGAILGEISFEENHLRIENARLKDELNRISVLTSKFLGRPLSPLAGPFAPAASNSNLELAVGRNGFGDLNPGEAVMPMGFNFGAGYPNTMRASTSTRPPVGMTGLNTPFEKSLLLELATNAMNELLKLTQTDNPLWFKSSDGSGEFLNLEEYTRMISPCIDKTSGLRTEGTRATGLSTLNSVAFVEMMMDANRWGEMFTGMIGNSYTLDVISSGMGGSTNGALQVMHAEIQVISPLVPTRQVRFLRFCKQHGDGVWAVVDVSIDAIQGVPNAQTSMHCKRLPSGCVVQDMPNGYSKIIWVEQAEYDESSIHRLYRPLLRSGMGFGAQKWVATLQRQSEFLATVMPSAGLHEDHSVMAPTGRASMAKLAQRMTRNFCAGVCATVHNWEVVQVGNVGEGARLMMRKNVHSLGEPSGIVLSATLSVWMPVKQQQLFDLLQNEDMRSRWDLLSHGGPMQQMACIAKGQDFGNKISLLSAKAMGDNSNQSNVLILQETSNDAFGSLIVSTAVDMASMNVVMNGGESACIAILPSGFAIVPDCFDSAGPSSSLEMMGKESGCDGVGGGCLLTVGFQIMINDFPASKLTAESVENVNNLISRTIHGIKEALHCN; from the exons ATGAGTTTAGGGGGTTTCTTTGGTAGTGGTGGtaatggtggtggtggtggtgatgctGGCCTTATGTTTGATAATTTGTACATTAACAACTACATGACCATTCCTCAGCATCACTTGCTTAGTCCACCTATTGTTCAGTCTGTTTTCAACACTTCAGCACTGTCTCATGCACTT AAACCCAAGATGGAGGGAGTTGATGAGATGGGCCTGATTGGTGGAAATCATGAGTCTGGTGCAATGATAGAGGCTAGGGAAGAGGAGTCGGAGAACAAATCTGGCAGTGAACATATGGAAGCTGCATCAGGTGATGAACAGGAAAGGCCAAGGGGTTccaagagaaagaagaagtACCACAGACATACTCCATATCAAATTCAAGAACTTGAAGG TTCATTCAAGGAGAATCCCCATCCGGATGAGAAACAAAGGTTGGAACTTGGGAGGAGGTTGAACTTAGAAAACAAGCAAGTCAAGTTCTGGTTTCAGAATAGGAGAACACAAATGAAG ACTCAACTGGAGCGCCATGAGAATTTGATTCTGAAACAAGAGAATGATAAGCTCCAAATAGAGAACATTGCTATCAAGGAAGCCATGAGAAATCCGATTTGTGGCGGGTGTGGTGGAGGAGCAATACTTGGGGAGATATCTTTTGAGGAGAATCATCTCCGAATCGAAAATGCGAGGTTGAAAGATGAACTCAATCGCATCAGTGTCCTGACTAGCAAATTCTTGGGAAGACCTTTGTCGCCGTTAGCTGGTCCCTTCGCTCCTGCAGCTTCCAACTCCAACTTGGAACTTGCAGTAGGAAGAAATGGTTTTGGTGACTTGAATCCTGGAGAGGCAGTGATGCCAATGGGATTTAATTTTGGCGCTGGCTATCCAAATACTATGCGTGCATCGACTTCAACCAGACCACCAGTCGGCATGACTGGTCTTAATACACCATTTGAGAAATCTTTGCTTCTTGAACTTGCTACGAATGCAATGAATGAGTTACTGAAGCTGACTCAGACTGATAATCCACTCTGGTTCAAAAGTTCGGATGGAAGTGGTGAATTCCTGAATTTGGAGGAGTACACAAGGATGATTAGCCCTTGCATTGACAAGACATCTGGTCTGAGGACTGAGGGTACCAGGGCCACTGGTTTGTCAACCCTCAACAGCGTGGCTTTTGTAGAGATGATGATGGATGCA AATCGTTGGGGTGAAATGTTTACTGGCATGATTGGGAACAGCTATACTCTTGATGTGATCTCCAGTGGGATGGGTGGCTCTACAAATGGTGCCTTGCAAGTG ATGCATGCTGAAATTCAAGTCATTTCACCATTGGTCCCCACTCGTCAAGTGAGGTTTCTTCGATTCTGCAAGCAACATGGAGATGGAGTTTGGGCTGTCGTTGACGTTTCTATTGATGCCATTCAAGGTGTCCCAAATGCACAAACATCCATGCACTGCAAGAGGCTTCCTTCTGGATGCGTGGTGCAAGATATGCCTAATGGTTATTCTAAG ATTATTTGGGTTGAACAGGCTGAATACGATGAAAGTTCAATCCACCGCCTTTACCGTCCTTTATTAAGGTCTGGTATGGGTTTTGGTGCCCAAAAGTGGGTTGCAACCCTTCAAAGGCAATCGGAGTTTTTGGCAACCGTCATGCCATCTGCGGGACTTCATGAAGATCATTCAG TTATGGCACCTACTGGTCGCGCAAGCATGGCAAAGCTTGCACAAAGGATGACTCGTAACTTCTGTGCTGGAGTTTGTGCAACAGTTCACAATTGGGAGGTTGTCCAAGTAGGGAATGTTGGTGAAGGTGCAAGGTTAATGATGCGGAAAAATGTTCACAGCCTGGGAGAGCCCTCTGGAATTGTTTTAAGTGCTACGTTATCTGTTTGGATGCCTGTAAAACAGCAGCAATTGTTTGATTTGCTGCAAAATGAAGACATGAGGAGCCGGTGGGACCTTCTGTCCCACGGAGGTCCAATGCAGCAGATGGCCTGCATTGCCAAGGGCCAAGATTTTGGAAACAAAATCTCTCTTTTGAGTGCTAAG GCGATGGGCGATAATTCCAACCAGAGTAATGTGCTAATACTTCAAGAGACATCTAACGATGCGTTTGGATCGTTGATAGTTTCAACAGCTGTTGACATGGCATCGATGAATGTCGTGATGAATGGGGGAGAGTCTGCATGTATAGCTATCCTTCCATCCGGGTTTGCAATAGTTCCAGATTGCTTCGACTCTGCAGGACCTAGCAGCTCCCTTGAAATGATGGGAAAAGAAAGTGGTTGTGATGGTGTTGGTGGTGGCTGTCTTCTAACTGTCGGTTTCCAGATAATGATCAATGACTTCCCTGCATCAAAGCTAACAGCCGAGTCAGTTGAAAATGTGAACAATCTTATATCTCGTACAATTCACGGGATCAAAGAGGCATTGCATTGCAACTAA
- the LOC108215360 gene encoding homeobox-leucine zipper protein ANTHOCYANINLESS 2 isoform X1 — protein MSLGGFFGSGGNGGGGGDAGLMFDNLYINNYMTIPQHHLLSPPIVQSVFNTSALSHALKPKMEGVDEMGLIGGNHESGAMIEAREEESENKSGSEHMEAASGDEQERPRGSKRKKKYHRHTPYQIQELEGSFKENPHPDEKQRLELGRRLNLENKQVKFWFQNRRTQMKTQLERHENLILKQENDKLQIENIAIKEAMRNPICGGCGGGAILGEISFEENHLRIENARLKDELNRISVLTSKFLGRPLSPLAGPFAPAASNSNLELAVGRNGFGDLNPGEAVMPMGFNFGAGYPNTMRASTSTRPPVGMTGLNTPFEKSLLLELATNAMNELLKLTQTDNPLWFKSSDGSGEFLNLEEYTRMISPCIDKTSGLRTEGTRATGLSTLNSVAFVEMMMDANRWGEMFTGMIGNSYTLDVISSGMGGSTNGALQVMHAEIQVISPLVPTRQVRFLRFCKQHGDGVWAVVDVSIDAIQGVPNAQTSMHCKRLPSGCVVQDMPNGYSKIIWVEQAEYDESSIHRLYRPLLRSGMGFGAQKWVATLQRQSEFLATVMPSAGLHEDHSAVMAPTGRASMAKLAQRMTRNFCAGVCATVHNWEVVQVGNVGEGARLMMRKNVHSLGEPSGIVLSATLSVWMPVKQQQLFDLLQNEDMRSRWDLLSHGGPMQQMACIAKGQDFGNKISLLSAKAMGDNSNQSNVLILQETSNDAFGSLIVSTAVDMASMNVVMNGGESACIAILPSGFAIVPDCFDSAGPSSSLEMMGKESGCDGVGGGCLLTVGFQIMINDFPASKLTAESVENVNNLISRTIHGIKEALHCN, from the exons ATGAGTTTAGGGGGTTTCTTTGGTAGTGGTGGtaatggtggtggtggtggtgatgctGGCCTTATGTTTGATAATTTGTACATTAACAACTACATGACCATTCCTCAGCATCACTTGCTTAGTCCACCTATTGTTCAGTCTGTTTTCAACACTTCAGCACTGTCTCATGCACTT AAACCCAAGATGGAGGGAGTTGATGAGATGGGCCTGATTGGTGGAAATCATGAGTCTGGTGCAATGATAGAGGCTAGGGAAGAGGAGTCGGAGAACAAATCTGGCAGTGAACATATGGAAGCTGCATCAGGTGATGAACAGGAAAGGCCAAGGGGTTccaagagaaagaagaagtACCACAGACATACTCCATATCAAATTCAAGAACTTGAAGG TTCATTCAAGGAGAATCCCCATCCGGATGAGAAACAAAGGTTGGAACTTGGGAGGAGGTTGAACTTAGAAAACAAGCAAGTCAAGTTCTGGTTTCAGAATAGGAGAACACAAATGAAG ACTCAACTGGAGCGCCATGAGAATTTGATTCTGAAACAAGAGAATGATAAGCTCCAAATAGAGAACATTGCTATCAAGGAAGCCATGAGAAATCCGATTTGTGGCGGGTGTGGTGGAGGAGCAATACTTGGGGAGATATCTTTTGAGGAGAATCATCTCCGAATCGAAAATGCGAGGTTGAAAGATGAACTCAATCGCATCAGTGTCCTGACTAGCAAATTCTTGGGAAGACCTTTGTCGCCGTTAGCTGGTCCCTTCGCTCCTGCAGCTTCCAACTCCAACTTGGAACTTGCAGTAGGAAGAAATGGTTTTGGTGACTTGAATCCTGGAGAGGCAGTGATGCCAATGGGATTTAATTTTGGCGCTGGCTATCCAAATACTATGCGTGCATCGACTTCAACCAGACCACCAGTCGGCATGACTGGTCTTAATACACCATTTGAGAAATCTTTGCTTCTTGAACTTGCTACGAATGCAATGAATGAGTTACTGAAGCTGACTCAGACTGATAATCCACTCTGGTTCAAAAGTTCGGATGGAAGTGGTGAATTCCTGAATTTGGAGGAGTACACAAGGATGATTAGCCCTTGCATTGACAAGACATCTGGTCTGAGGACTGAGGGTACCAGGGCCACTGGTTTGTCAACCCTCAACAGCGTGGCTTTTGTAGAGATGATGATGGATGCA AATCGTTGGGGTGAAATGTTTACTGGCATGATTGGGAACAGCTATACTCTTGATGTGATCTCCAGTGGGATGGGTGGCTCTACAAATGGTGCCTTGCAAGTG ATGCATGCTGAAATTCAAGTCATTTCACCATTGGTCCCCACTCGTCAAGTGAGGTTTCTTCGATTCTGCAAGCAACATGGAGATGGAGTTTGGGCTGTCGTTGACGTTTCTATTGATGCCATTCAAGGTGTCCCAAATGCACAAACATCCATGCACTGCAAGAGGCTTCCTTCTGGATGCGTGGTGCAAGATATGCCTAATGGTTATTCTAAG ATTATTTGGGTTGAACAGGCTGAATACGATGAAAGTTCAATCCACCGCCTTTACCGTCCTTTATTAAGGTCTGGTATGGGTTTTGGTGCCCAAAAGTGGGTTGCAACCCTTCAAAGGCAATCGGAGTTTTTGGCAACCGTCATGCCATCTGCGGGACTTCATGAAGATCATTCAG CAGTTATGGCACCTACTGGTCGCGCAAGCATGGCAAAGCTTGCACAAAGGATGACTCGTAACTTCTGTGCTGGAGTTTGTGCAACAGTTCACAATTGGGAGGTTGTCCAAGTAGGGAATGTTGGTGAAGGTGCAAGGTTAATGATGCGGAAAAATGTTCACAGCCTGGGAGAGCCCTCTGGAATTGTTTTAAGTGCTACGTTATCTGTTTGGATGCCTGTAAAACAGCAGCAATTGTTTGATTTGCTGCAAAATGAAGACATGAGGAGCCGGTGGGACCTTCTGTCCCACGGAGGTCCAATGCAGCAGATGGCCTGCATTGCCAAGGGCCAAGATTTTGGAAACAAAATCTCTCTTTTGAGTGCTAAG GCGATGGGCGATAATTCCAACCAGAGTAATGTGCTAATACTTCAAGAGACATCTAACGATGCGTTTGGATCGTTGATAGTTTCAACAGCTGTTGACATGGCATCGATGAATGTCGTGATGAATGGGGGAGAGTCTGCATGTATAGCTATCCTTCCATCCGGGTTTGCAATAGTTCCAGATTGCTTCGACTCTGCAGGACCTAGCAGCTCCCTTGAAATGATGGGAAAAGAAAGTGGTTGTGATGGTGTTGGTGGTGGCTGTCTTCTAACTGTCGGTTTCCAGATAATGATCAATGACTTCCCTGCATCAAAGCTAACAGCCGAGTCAGTTGAAAATGTGAACAATCTTATATCTCGTACAATTCACGGGATCAAAGAGGCATTGCATTGCAACTAA